Proteins from a genomic interval of Trifolium pratense cultivar HEN17-A07 linkage group LG6, ARS_RC_1.1, whole genome shotgun sequence:
- the LOC123889295 gene encoding subtilisin-like protease Glyma18g48580, producing MGRSIFRLPHLFSSLLIFTLLLNHVHASKKCYIVYLGAHLHGPTPSTADLEIATSSHYDLLGSILGSEEKAKEAIIYSYNKQINGFAAILEEEEAAQIEKNPKVVSVFLSKKHKLHTTRSWEFLGLRGNDMNSAWQKGRFGENTIIANIDTGVWPESKSFSDRGIGPIPAKWRGGNICQINKLNGSNSNKVPCNRKLIGARFFNKEYERNNGKLPRSQQTARDFVGHGTHTLSTAGGNFVPGASIFGIGNGTIKGGSPRSRIATYKVCWSLTDPDSCYGADVLAAIEQAINDGVDLISVSISGSISTNSKEIFNDPISIGAFHALARNILLVASAGNDGPTPESVVNVAPWVFTVAASTIDRDFSSTITLGNQTVRGASLFVNLPPNQSFTVVTSIDGKFANATNRDARFCRPGTLDPAKVNGKIVACVREGKIRSVAEGQEALSAGAKGVILENQPKISGRTLLSEPHVLSTVGYSEEKRRTTKHGLSTTAKSGTKIRLSQAKVLYGRKPAPVMASYSSRGPNKIQPSILKPDVTAPGVNILAAYSLFASASNLITDTRRGFPFNVMQGTSMACPHVTGTAGLIKTLHPNWSPAAIKSAIMTTATTRDNTKKPISDAFDKTLATPFAYGSGHIQPNSAIDPGLVYDLTIIDYLNFLCASGFNQKLISKLNFNKTFRCSGSHSINDLNYPSITLPNLGLSVVNVTRTVTNVGPPSTYFVIAQLPGYKIVVVPNSLNFKKIGEKKTFQVVIQATSVTRRKKYRFGELKWTNGKHIVRSPITVWRK from the exons ATGGGTCGCTCCATATTTCGTCTTCCTCACCTTTTTTCATCTCTTCTTATTTTCACTTTGTTGCTCAATCATGTTCATGCTAGCAAAAAG tGTTACATTGTATACTTGGGAGCACATTTACATGGTCCAACCCCTTCCACTGCTGACCTTGAAATTGCTACATCTTCACATTATGATTTATTGGGTTCAATCTTGGGAAG TGAAGAGAAGGCCAAAGAAGCAATAATTTATTCATATAATAAACAGATCAATGGGTTTGCAGCTATACTTGAAGAGGAAGAAGCTGCACAAATTGAAA AAAACCCGAAGGTTGTATCTGTGTTCTtgagtaaaaaacataaattgcaCACTACACGTTCATGGGAATTTCTTGGATTGCGTGGAAATGATATGAACTCAGCTTGGCAAAAGGGAAGGTTTGGTGAAAATACCATCATAGCTAACATTGATACAG GTGTTTGGCCCGAATCGAAGAGTTTTAGCGACAGAGGAATAGGCCCAATTCCAGCAAAATGGCGTGGGGGTAACATTTGTCAAATTAACAAACTCAATGGTTCTAATTCTAACAAAGTTCCATGTAACAG GAAGCTAATTGGAGCTAGATTTTTCAACAAAGAATATGAGCGCAATAACGGCAAACTTCCTCGTTCACAACAAACAGCACGTGACTTTGTAGGCCATGGTACTCACACCCTATCAACTGCCGGTGGAAATTTCGTACCAGGTGCAAGCATATTTGGTATTGGTAATGGTACTATAAAAGGTGGTTCACCAAGATCAAGGATTGCAACATACAAAGTGTGTTGGTCTCTAACAGATCCTGATAGTTGCTATGGTGCTGATGTATTAGCCGCTATTGAGCAAGCCATTAATGATGGTGTTGATTTAATTTCAGTTTCAATTAGTGGCAGTATTAGTACAAATTCTAAAGAAATATTTAACGATCCGATTTCAATAGGTGCATTTCATGCACTTGCTAGAAATATATTATTGGTTGCTTCAGCTGGAAATGACGGACCTACCCCTGAAAGTGTTGTTAATGTTGCTCCTTGGGTGTTCACAGTTGCTGCTAGTACAATTGATAGAGACTTCAGCAGTACCATCACCCTTGGCAACCAAACAGTCAGG GGAGCAAGTCTTTTTGTAAACTTGCCACCTAATCAGTCTTTTACTGTAGTGACTTCTATCGATGGTAAATTTGCCAATGCAACAAATCGAGATGC TCGATTTTGTAGACCGGGAACACTTGATCCTGCAAAAGTGAATGGTAAAATAGTGGCGTGTGTTCGTGAAGGGAAAATAAGATCAGTTGCTGAGGGTCAAGAAGCTTTATCTGCAGGCGCAAAGGGAGTGATTTTAGAAAATCAACCTAAAATTAGTGGGAGAACACTTCTTTCTGAGCCTCATGTTTTGTCTACTGTTGGGTATAGCGAAGAAAAACGAAGAACAACAAAACATGGTTTAAGCACAACTGCCAA GTCAGGTACTAAAATAAGATTGTCCCAAGCAAAAGTCTTATACGGAAGAAAGCCAGCTCCAGTTATGGCTTCATACTCATCTAGAGGACCAAATAAAATTCAACCATCAATACTTAAG CCTGATGTAACTGCGCCAGGTGTGAACATACTTGCTGCCTATTCATTATTTGCAAGTGCATCTAATTTAATTACCGACACTCGTCGAGGGTTTCCATTCAATGTCATGCAAGGAACATCAATGGCTTGTCCTCATGTCACTGGCACTGCCGGACTTATCAAAACACTTCATCCTAATTGGAGTCCAGCAGCTATTAAATCGGCTATCATGACCACCG CAACCACAAGAGATAACACCAAGAAGCCAATAAGTGATGCATTTGATAAAACACTAGCAACTCCATTTGCATATGGTTCAGGACACATTCAACCCAACAGTGCAATAGATCCAGGACTTGTTTATGATCTAACCATTATTGATTACTTAAACTTCTTATGTGCTTCTGGATTTAACCAAAAACTCATCTCAAAACTTAATTTCAATAAGACATTTAGATGTTCAGGGTCACATAGCATAAATGACTTGAATTATCCTTCAATCACATTACCAAATCTTGGATTAAGTGTTGTTAATGTGACTAGGACAGTTACCAATGTTGGGCCACCAAGTACATATTTTGTAATAGCCCAATTGCCTGGATATAAAATTGTTGTTGTACCAAATTCCTTGAATTTCAAGAAAATTGGTGAAAAGAAGACATTTCAAGTTGTAATTCAAGCAACAAGTGTGACTCGAAGGAAGAAATACCGATTTGGTGAATTGAAATGGACAAATGGAAAACACATTGTTAGGAGTCCCATTACTGTTTGGcgcaaatga